In the genome of Armatimonadota bacterium, the window CATGACCGATCCCATCGTCCAGGTCCACGACCTGCGCAAGCGCTACGGCACCCTCGTCGCCGTCGACGGGGTGAGCTTCGAGGTCCGCCGCGGGGAGATCTTCGGCATCCTCGGCCCCAACGGCGCCGGCAAGACCACCACCCTGGAGATGCTGGAGGGCCTCCGCACCCCGGACGGCGGCAGCGCCGTCGTCGATGGCGTCGACGTGCGCCGCGACCCGCGCGGCGTGCGGGCGCGCATCGGCGTCCAGCTCCAGGAGGCCGGCTTCTTCGACCGCCTGACCGTCGAGGAGACCCTGCGCCTCTTTGCCGCCTTCCACGGCCGCCCGGCCCCGGTGCCCGCGCTGCTCGAGCGCCTGCAGCTCGCCGACAAGCGCCGCGCCTGGGTGCGCACGCTGTCGGGCGGGCAGCGGCAGCGGCTGGCCATCGCCGTGGCGCTGGTGCACGACCCGCCGCTCCTCTTCCTCGACGAGCCCACCACCGGCCTCGACCCCCAGGCCCGCCGCAACCTGTGGGACGTCATCGAGGCCCTGCGCCGCGAGGGGCGCACCGTCATCCTCACGACGCACTACATGGAGGAAGCGCAGCGCCTGTGCGACCGGGTGGCCATCATGGACCACGGCCGCCTCGTGGCCCTGGACGCGCCCCGGGCCCTCATCCGCACCCACGCGCCCACGGCCACCGTCGCCCTCGCCGGGGCCGACGAACCGGCGGACCGGGAGGCCGCGCTGGCCGCCCTCCCCGCCGTGCGGCAGGTGGAGCGGGCCAACGGCGAGGTGCGCCTGGCCACCACCGACCCCGTGGAGACCGTGCAGGCAGTGATGGCCCTGCACCGGGCCGGCACGCTGCGCTTCACCCAGCTCCGGGTCGA includes:
- a CDS encoding ABC transporter ATP-binding protein, which translates into the protein MTDPIVQVHDLRKRYGTLVAVDGVSFEVRRGEIFGILGPNGAGKTTTLEMLEGLRTPDGGSAVVDGVDVRRDPRGVRARIGVQLQEAGFFDRLTVEETLRLFAAFHGRPAPVPALLERLQLADKRRAWVRTLSGGQRQRLAIAVALVHDPPLLFLDEPTTGLDPQARRNLWDVIEALRREGRTVILTTHYMEEAQRLCDRVAIMDHGRLVALDAPRALIRTHAPTATVALAGADEPADREAALAALPAVRQVERANGEVRLATTDPVETVQAVMALHRAGTLRFTQLRVEEATLEDVFLHLTGRRLRE